DNA from Salvelinus namaycush isolate Seneca unplaced genomic scaffold, SaNama_1.0 Scaffold276, whole genome shotgun sequence:
GTTAACACTCAGAGCTTCTACAACTGTTCTACAACCCATTGGTTATTCAAAATGAAATATATAATGTGAACAGGATCTCTCTTCCTCCCATCTACAATCAAACAGGGTTCCAAAACAGGCCATTGTTTACACGTGCACATTTAATCTGTCCATATTAGTAGGCAGGCTGTCTGCACGGAGGAAACTATTCACACACAGGAAGGGCTTGAGTTTGACTCACACACAGCTCTCTGTGCCTTAGGTCTGCTGGTAAAAGTTGAATCATACTACTATTTACACACGTATCCCTATCTAACACACAGAGATATGGGTATACATTAAGTTGTACATTACCTGAATATGGATCCGTAATGTCTGCTGCAGTGTGTCTCTGTAATGGAACTCTGTTCCAGATTGGTGGAGAATAACTTCAGCCCTCAGCTCACACGTCTCATTCTTTTATTTTCCTTACTGGACTGTAGACGGTTGTGTCCCCATGTGTACGTAACGTCCTGCTGCGTGTCTGCGTCACAGTGTGCATGTCAGAacgggttagtgtgtgtgtccacgGAGCTAGTTAAAGGCAGGGGTTTTGCAGTGTTGCCTTTATTCTCTGTTGCTGAAGGGATAAGGTTTCAGCTAAAAATACTGTCCAGTGCGGAGGATGGGTGGGGCTAGCGTATGTAGCATGCATGTGTGCGACTAAGATTTGTCAATACATGCTCTTCAAGACCTGAATGAGTTAAATTAGTGTTTGTTAGTGCTGGGCTAGAACAAAAGCCTGTTCACCCTATATCTCTCCATGGTTGGTGACGCTGATGGTGTTTTTTAGCCATCTAGTGTTCGTCCATTGGTACTAAACACATCTAACGACAGAGTCTGTGGAACAACTAGCCTATGATGAGCCAAACGAtgggggagaatgagagaggagctTATTCTAAAAAGAGCAACCTTTCACTACGTAAGCTTCCTATCGTTCTGTTTTTGTTCCTCTCTTACGTAGTGAAACCATCTGTGTTTCTATAGATGGACACAGGATGAATGGATTTATGGACTATATCTCTGTTCCTCTCTTATGTAGGTGGAGACCATGTGAACATACTGAACATCCTAAAGACTGTTGAGGACAAAGTCATGGGTTTTATGCATATGACTCAGACCTCATTTCAAATGTGAATTTTGAGTATGTGTTATATAAATATTTTTCTTCTGTGTATTTTGGTATTTCCAAATACACAACCTAAAACAAATACTTTTATTTTAACGTTTATTTGTAAAAACCAAGTAGTTGACCAAATTGTATTTGAAAGTGTTTTGAAATACTATTTAAATACCTGGGAGTGTATTTGAGTCAGTGTATTTGAGTACTTCAAACACAATCCAATATTAAACTACTTGTTTTTTCAAATAAAAGGTTATCTGAATACTTGTTTTGAAATGTATTGAAAAGTAATTGAAATACCTGAAATAGTGTTATAACCCAGGTCTGATGACTAGGCCTACACATTTTATACATAGGAGTGAAATAGTGTTATAACCCAGGTCTGATGACTAGGCCTACACATTTTATACATAGGAGTGAAATAGTGTTATAACCCAGGTCTGATGACTAGGCCTACACATTTTATACATAGGAGTGAAATAGTGTTATAACCCAGGTCTGATGACTAGGCCTACACATTTTATACATACGAGTGACGTTGTACAATCATCACATTTCTCAAAAGGAACAGTTCAAATGTTACAGTCCCCCGACCCCTAAAATAAACAAATATCCACCCACAAGTTCTTGACAATATAACAATTTAACAGAAAAACCAAACATTTCACTTTCTCTTGTTTAACAtttcatatacatatatattccTATATTTGTGTATCTGTGTGCGCTATATAAACTGCAGCTCACATCATTGTAAAAACCTGGACAGGGAGCAACCAAAGTGGTTTAAAACAATAACAAGACAACAGTCATCAAACTGCCATTTCCATCGTGTGACTATTGACACATGATGGGTTTACATACAATTCACATGTTTCGGCATGTCTGTGAATTACGCTCACAGACATGTATACATTACCGGACTTAAAATGAAAGGCCTACACAATACAATTTTTGTATTTCAGAACCTTAAAATTCACAGCCCTCTGTTGCCCAATCAGAATTCTTAATTCTTAATTCCCTGTATAAGAGTGTTATAGTGACTTACTAAACATCACAATCGATTTCAGAAAACAAATGTTGTGTTTGATTTAGATCATATTTATGAATGTCAAACTATCTCGATAAGGATGAACTTTGATTGAATCaactgcaaaaaaaataaaaagtgtatTAATTGCCAAACTCACAATCAACATCTACTGCTTATTGATTATTGGGTCATGTGTTTGGAACATGATTAGGATGACTTGAATTTCAGGCCAAACATCATGGCATGATTCTGTGTCATGTTGAATGAGGAATCTTGTCAGTTCTAAACAAGACCTTTCTGTCCTGAACAAGATGCCCTGATCAATATACATCAAAAACAACCTATCACGAAGTAGCAATGGAGAGGGCTACAAAACAGGGAGAGCCAATCAAAAGGCCAGAAAATAAAAACATCAGTTGGGGAaaatttcaatcaatcaaatcattACTATTTCCTGTGTATTTCCATATTCAagaacaataatcaagataaaaACATGTAGGACAACAATAAAGAATGGCTTTAAAAAATAACATCATTCCTGCTCGTAAATTATTGCTTTCCAATGTCTTTTTTCATTTTCCTTTTCCTAGTGTAAGTAGAAAAAAACACACTTGGGAGGGTGATTGAGGAAGAGCGTGAGAGGAGGAAGAGTGTGTTGGGTAACCCTGGGCAACAGAGGAAGGAATACAAATGAGTGAGAAAGGGACCCTGGGATTGCTGTGCATTCAGGTTGAGATCAATAAAGTTATACAAACACCTCCAGTAGACATATAACTGTATATAAACACTTGACTTATATACTGGGTATATGTAGGAATATATCAGGTTCTAGTTTCATATCCCCCTCTTCCCTTTACTAGTCATagacatctctctccccctctattccaCCTGAAACCACCATAACCACATTCATAGGTGACATCGTCAATGTACACTGTGTACAAATATAAACGTGTTTGTACAGTGTTCGTATAAATCTGCCCAAAGTTTAAAAAGCCTGCGTGAGGACAGTGTCCTTTTGAACATGCTAAGGGTCGCTAAGCTAAAACAGCGAGGGGAGCAGATAGAGGATATTCACAGGCTTCAGATCAGAAtattcctatatatatatattcccacATATTCCCCCAAAGCTGTAGATCACCTGGGTTGCCTGAGACTTCAAGTGAATGATTGGACTGATCTATCCATATGATGTACAGACCAGTGGAGCAGCACAATCCACTGGCTGTGGAGCTTGGGCAGTGCTGGCTACAGATGTGTCATTTTACATTTGCCCATCATTGAACCCTgaatctcttctctctctacccccctttcACGTGTTTATTGAACCTGCATTTGCATACCTATACTTGATTTCACTCTTTCTTTTCCCTGATTAACTCGCTCTCTCCATCCTGGCCGTGCAATCATCTGACCGATAATTAGACATGCTCTCTTTGGATCACGAAAGGCGAAGAAAGAGAGCAAAAGTGCACCAAATGAGAGAGGAGAcatttgagagacagagaggtaagtGGAAGAGTGTATGTGGGGTCACTCGTCGAAAGAGGGGTAGATGGGAATCTCAAAGTCATCGAAGTTGGCCGGCTGGTCCAGCATGGCGAGaacatcctagagagagagagcgagagagatttaACTTCAAAGCAACATGACAACACATAACAAAAGGTACAGATGGAGACATGGGGAAGAGAAAGGCAGATTGATataggtagagggagagagacttacAGGGAAGATGTCAGGCTGGTTGTTCTGTGCGTGGGGGTGCTGCTCTGCGCTGTTCTGAGCTTGCTGCTGGCCCTGCCACTGGGGCCACACTGCCTCCGCTGCCCTGGAGGTGAACTGCTGCCCCGACCCCAAGCCATCTATCAGAGATAGGACAATGTGCGAGTCAGTATCTAACTACACcagcatacacaaacacataaaaacactgtactgtagttgttgacacacacacacgcacacgcacactctcTCAGGGTCACGTACCATATCCGTTGGTATTGAGGCTGACGCGGGGGTTGATATTTGGGTAGTTAGCCCCCGTGGTGGGGGTCGGAGCGGCAGTGGTGGGCATCGCCCCAAATGAGGAGGAAGAGCCCCCCACAAAACTCCCCATGGCAAACTGGGGAGACAGGGCCTTCCCTGCCTGGGGCGCCACCTGCTGGGCGGGTGGTGAAAACCACCATGATAATATTCACACTTTATGAACGTACAAGGTTTCTGTTATGCATTTACTGTTGAaactgtctgggtgtgatacTCAAAACAGAGATTACACAGGGGATAAAAGATGAGGTCCTTTACAACGCTAAGATACAGAGATGCAAGAACCTCAGAGCACTCATCCCCATCACGccagctacagatgtaggatttaaATTTGATAACCCTGTTCAAGGAAAACTGTCCTGCAATGCAGCCAATTTTAAACTTGTATTGTATTTGAGTTAAAAAAAAAGCTTCTGACATTTGTAATTTccacaaaaaaattataatccacaaaataattcatatttcctgttgctgcaggaatattttcctgctgtagaaaagtcttaaattaagattctacatctgtagcACTTTGGGCAACAACAGAGGATCTAAACTTCAGGCTGTTTGGACAGCTTCTACCTGCAGCTGCCAGCTGTCTCACCTGGTTGTTGAAGAGGGGTCTAGCCCCCGCCGCTGGCCCCGGCCAGCCCACCGCTGCCCCTCCCTGTAGGGGGCTGCTGTTGGAGGGGGGTGCCCCGTTCTGACGGGACATCTGAGCCAGCATCTGGCCTGCGGAGTGGGATGGCTGCACCATCTGAGGGGCCATCCCTACTGACCTGGAATTAGTTCATAACAGGAAATTAGAATCGCTTATTCAGTATACATTGCCCTTAGATCAGTTTAAAACAGTACAACAGAGGCTAGTGGTCATACCTGCTGTATGTGTCGTTGGAGCGGTTGGCAGTGGTGTAGTTGTTGTTGTCCTGAGGGTAGATGGGTACTCCGGGGGCAGAGGTGGAGGGCAGGAACTTGGCCTGGTCTGGGTTGGGGTACAAGGAGGGGTGCATCTCTGCCTTGTCCATGGTCTTACTGTGGTCAGTTCCAGCTGCGGTCACGGCCTGGACAGGCATCTGACATGGACAACGGTCAACCAGCGGTCAATACTCACTAAAGGCTTGGAGGTAGGTACAACAATACAACTTCATTGTCCATGTTACAGCGAACAATAGAACGGTCTCGCCCCCAAGACATCACACATACAGTTGAGATAAGCACAGgatcaagcagcagtgcagcGCCGCTGGATGGAGGGCATGTTGTGGGGTTAAGGCCCCAGTTAGGTGTGTGTTTTAGTCAGTGCTAGTCTTACCTGTGGAAGTGTAACCTGTCCTGCCTCGTACagaccatctctccctcctccccccaacTCTGCTTGCTGCTGCTGCAACTGCCTGGAAcgggggggaaagggagagagacaaaagagagggagaaaagagagtgaGTGGTGTAGAGAGTGGtaaagggagaaaagagagggagtggtagagagtggtaaagggagaaaagagagggagtggTAGAGAGTGGTAAAGGGAGAAAAGAGGGAGTGGTAGAGAGTGGTAAAGGGAGAAAAGAGGGAGTGGTAGAGAGTGGTAAAGGGAGAAAAGAGGGAGTCGTAGAGAGTGGtaaagggagaaaagagagggagtggtagagagtggtaaagggagaaaagagagggagtggtagagagtggtaaagggagaaaagagagggagtggTAGAGTGGTAAACGGAGAAAAGAGGGAGTGGTAGAGAGTGGTAAacggagaaaagagagggagtggtagagagtggtaaagggagaaaagagggagtggtagagagtggtaaagggagaaaagagagggagtggtagagagtggtaaagggagaaaagagagggagtggtagagagtggtaaagggagaaaagagagggagtggtagagagtggtaaagggagaaaagagagggagtggtagagagtggtaaagggagaaaagagagggagtggtagagagtggtaaagggagaaaagagagggagtggtagagagtggtaaagggagaaaagagagggagtggtagagagtggtaaagggagaaaagagagggagtggtagagagtggtaaagggagaaaagagagggggtggtagagagtggtaaagggagaaaagagggagtggtagagagtggtaaagggagaaaagagggagtggtagagagtggtaaagggagaaaagagagggagtggtagagagtggtaaagggagaaaagagagggagtggtagagagtggtaaagggagaaaagagagggggtggtagagagtggtaaagggagaaaagagggagtggtagagagtggtaaagggagaaaagagggagtggtagagagtggtaaagggagaaaagagggagtggtagagagaaaaaaagagtgtTAGCAGTGACAACAGAAAATATAATTTTCATCAAGGCCCTCCACCGCTGTTCGGGAAACCAAAACACCTGCCGACCAACAGCACTTGCCCCACCACCAGTCACTATGGTAACCaagaagaaaagaggagaggggagggggatcGTTACCAACACCTTGGTCATGATGAATATCTTACTGCtgttgaggagggagagggacggGGGAATCACCCAAAAACAGAAAGGCCCGGTCAAATCAAGTAACAATCCACAGCCCTTACCAAGGGGTGAACTCTGGACCAGAGAGAACAGGAACATAAAGGGaacaagagagaaatagagttgTAGTCTCCAGTGAAGCAGCAGCAGCCCCAGCTGACCCATGCCAGAGGGGGGGTTGAGGGGGTCTCACCTGGCAGCCACCTGCCCTGGGCTGTGGGACACAGGGGGGAAGTTAGGACTGCTCTCCCCCAGCGAGGGGGGCAAAGACACCCCCGAGGACGAGGGGGGGGTGAGGGTGTCCTGAGTTGAGGTTCTACTGGCCCACAACAAAAACAAGGGgtgaggaggaaaggaagggagagaaagatatGGAGGGGAGGTGAACATACTGACAAACACACAGCCTGGAAGAGATGACATCACATTTCCTAAGGTGGCTCAACAGATTGGTCAGACAGAGTGGAGATGTTCAGATGTTGAGGTGGAAGAGAGTTGTGGTGTCTATGTGTTGTAGGCGTCTCACACTCAggtgacttgtgtgtgtgtgtgtgtgtgtgtgtgtgtgtgtgtgtgtgtgtgtgtgtgtgtgtgtgtgtgtgtgtgtgtgttagtacttGAAGTTTGAGTTGGTGCagatgtgtgtgtacgtgtgtgtatgtgtgtgtgtacctacaTGGTGTTGGTGCAGATGATGtggttctgtgtgtgtatacagcaggTACTTGAAGTTGGTACAgatgatgtgtgtctgtgtgtgtatacagcaggTACTTGAAGTTGGTACAgatgatgtgtgtctgtgtgtgtatacagcaggTACTTGAAGTTGGTACAgatgatgtgtgtctgtgtgtgtatacagcaggTACTTGAAGTTGGTACAGAtgatgtgtgtctgcgtgtgtataCAGCAGGTACTTGATGTTGGTACAgatgatgtgtgtctgtgtgtgtatacagcaggTACTTGAAGTTGGCGTTGGTACAGAtgatgtgtgtctgcgtgtgtataCAGCAGGTACTTGAAGTTGGCGTTGGTACAGAtgatgtgtgtctgcgtgtgtataCAGCAGGTACTTGAAGTTGGCGTTGGTACAgatgatgtgtgtctgtgtgtgtatacagcacGTACTTGGCGTTGGTacagatggtgtgtgtctgtgtgtgtatacagcacGTACTTGAAGTTGGCGTTGGTacagatggtgtgtgtctgtgtgtgtatacagcacGTACTTGAAGTTGGCGTTGGTacagatggtgtgtgtctgtgtgtgtatacagcaggTACTTGAAGTTGGCGTTGGTacagatggtgtgtgtctgtgtgtgtatacagcacGTACTTGACGTTGGCGTTGGTACAgatgatgtgtgtctgtgtgtgtatacagcacGTACTTGAAGTTGGTACAgatgatgtgtgtctgtgtgtgtatacagcaggTACTTGAAGTTGGTACAgatgatgtgtgtctgtgtgtgtatacagcaggTACTTGAAGTTGGTacagatggtgtgtgtctgtgtgtgtatacagcaggTACTTGAAGTTGGCGTTGGTACAgatgatgtgtgtctgtgtgtgtatacagcaggTACTTGAAGTTGGCGTTGGTACAgatgatgtgtgtctgtgtgtgtatacagcaggTACTTGAAGTTGGTACAGAtgatgtgtgtctgcgtgtgtataCAGCAGGTACTTGAAGTTGGTACAgatgatgtgtgtctgtgtgtgtatacagcaggTACTTGAAGTTGGTACAgatgatgtgtgtctgtgtgtgtatacagcaggTACTTGAAGTTGGTACAgatgatgtgtgtctgtgtgtgtatacagcaggTACTTGATGTTGGTACAgatgatgtgtgtctgtgtgtgtatacagcaggTACATGAAGTTGGTACAgatgatgtgtgtctgtgtgtgtatacagcaggTACTTGAAGTTGGCGTTGGTACAgatgatgtgtgtctgtgtgtgtatacagcaggTACTTGATGTTGGTACAGAtgatgtgtgtctgcgtgtgtataCAGCAGGTACTTGAAGTTGGCGTTGGTacagatggtgtgtgtctgtgtgtgcatacaGCACGTACTTGAAGTTGGCGTTGGTacagatggtgtgtgtctgtgtgtgtatacagcacGTACTTGACGTTGGCGTTGGTACAGAtgatgtgtgtctgcgtgtgtataCAGCACGTACTTGAAGTTGGCGTTGGTacagatggtgtgtgtctgtgtgtgtatacagcacGTACTTGACGTTGGCGTTGGTacagatggtgtgtgtctgtgtgtgtatacagcaggTACTTGGCGTTGGTacagatggtgtgtgtctgtgtgtgtatacagcacGTACTTGACGTTGGCGTTGGTacagatggtgtgtgtctgtgtgtgtatacagcaggTACTTGGCGTTGGTacagatggtgtgtgtctgtgtgtgtatacagcacGTACTTGACGTTGGCGTTGGTACAGATGATGTACTCTATCTCCTCAGAGAAGGGGTTCTGGAAGGTGAAGGAGCTGGTCCTGATCCAGAGCCAGTCTCTGGTCTTGGACAGGAAGCGGAACATGACGGACAGCACCTGACCCTTCAGCTTGACCACCTGCTGGAAGCTGTCTCTCAGCAGACCCTGGTCCTCAGGGTGGGCCAGCTCCAAGACGTTCTTACCCAGCAGTTccttgcaaacacacacacacaggcgccaacacacacacacagaaaaagttAGATCAAGCTTACAGCTGTCACACAAtttaaacacatactgtattttGATACACTATGAAATGCGATGCTGGGTGTTTGTCCTACTCTAGCCCCAGGCTGTGAGTGAGGCCTACCTGAGGCTGGTAGCCCACTGTGGCCATGCAGCGGTGGTCTACGAAGGTAAAGAGGCCCTGGCAGTTGTGACGAGAGATGAACTCCACCGGAACGCTGATGCTGTTTATGTCTGTGTCGCTCGGGCAAGAGGTCACCTAGACAACAAGGGGAGAACAAGCGTCTGCAAGATGGTGGTTCCATGAGCCCATCCAAACATTGGACATTAATTTGTCCCATCTTACCTGAAGTCTACCGATGGCGACTAGACAGTAGCGACTCCCCTGAATATTGTCTGCTTCCTCATCTGTTAGATTCACCCCTGAAATGcgcgcacgcaaacacacacacacataggactCAGTATGCAGCAGTAGTGTATACATTGGATATATGccgggacaaagtggagtcgcaattcaacggctcagacaccagacgtatgtggcagggtctacaggaaatcacggactaaaagaagaaaaccagccacgtcacagacatcgacatcttgcttccagacaaactaaacaccttctttgcccgctttgaagataatacagtgccaccgtcgcggccgacgtgagtaaaatatttaaacgtgttaactcttggaaggctgc
Protein-coding regions in this window:
- the LOC120039502 gene encoding aryl hydrocarbon receptor nuclear translocator-like isoform X4, which codes for MLFNPDMDSSNPDIPDDSLGLGAGGAQASSSAVVPKGSNKRRASPDFDDDDDDGSKLFRSSSLSLTRCDDDGGGGDKERFARENHSEIERRRRNKMTAYITELSDMVPTCSALARKPDKLTILRMAVSHMKSLRGSGNTAADGTYKPSFLTDQELKHLILEAADGFLFVVSCESGRVVYVSDSLTPVLNQSQSDWLGSSLYDQLHPDDGDKLREQLSTAENNNTGRMLDLKTGTVKKEGQQSSVRMCMGARRSFICRMRCGSCPVEPMSMNRLNFLRSRNRNGLGPPKDGEPQYVVVHCTGYIKSWPPTGVNLTDEEADNIQGSRYCLVAIGRLQVTSCPSDTDINSISVPVEFISRHNCQGLFTFVDHRCMATVGYQPQELLGKNVLELAHPEDQGLLRDSFQQVVKLKGQVLSVMFRFLSKTRDWLWIRTSSFTFQNPFSEEIEYIICTNANVKQLQQQQAELGGGGRDGLYEAGQVTLPQMPVQAVTAAGTDHSKTMDKAEMHPSLYPNPDQAKFLPSTSAPGVPIYPQDNNNYTTANRSNDTYSRSVGMAPQMVQPSHSAGQMLAQMSRQNGAPPSNSSPLQGGAAVGWPGPAAGARPLFNNQQVAPQAGKALSPQFAMGSFVGGSSSSFGAMPTTAAPTPTTGANYPNINPRVSLNTNGYDGLGSGQQFTSRAAEAVWPQWQGQQQAQNSAEQHPHAQNNQPDIFPDVLAMLDQPANFDDFEIPIYPSFDE
- the LOC120039502 gene encoding aryl hydrocarbon receptor nuclear translocator-like isoform X1, whose amino-acid sequence is MLFNPDMDSSNPDIPDDSLGLGAGGAQASSSAVVPKGSNKRRASPDFDDDDDDGSKLFRSSSLSLTRCDDDGGGGDKERFARENHSEIERRRRNKMTAYITELSDMVPTCSALARKPDKLTILRMAVSHMKSLRGSGNTAADGTYKPSFLTDQELKHLILEAADGFLFVVSCESGRVVYVSDSLTPVLNQSQSDWLGSSLYDQLHPDDGDKLREQLSTAENNNTGRMLDLKTGTVKKEGQQSSVRMCMGARRSFICRMRCGSCPVEPMSMNRLNFLRSRNRNGLGPPKDGEPQYVVVHCTGYIKSWPPTGVNLTDEEADNIQGSRYCLVAIGRLQVTSCPSDTDINSISVPVEFISRHNCQGLFTFVDHRCMATVGYQPQELLGKNVLELAHPEDQGLLRDSFQQVVKLKGQVLSVMFRFLSKTRDWLWIRTSSFTFQNPFSEEIEYIICTNANVKTSTQDTLTPPSSSGVSLPPSLGESSPNFPPVSHSPGQVAARQLQQQQAELGGGGRDGLYEAGQVTLPQMPVQAVTAAGTDHSKTMDKAEMHPSLYPNPDQAKFLPSTSAPGVPIYPQDNNNYTTANRSNDTYSRSVGMAPQMVQPSHSAGQMLAQMSRQNGAPPSNSSPLQGGAAVGWPGPAAGARPLFNNQQVAPQAGKALSPQFAMGSFVGGSSSSFGAMPTTAAPTPTTGANYPNINPRVSLNTNGYDGLGSGQQFTSRAAEAVWPQWQGQQQAQNSAEQHPHAQNNQPDIFPDVLAMLDQPANFDDFEIPIYPSFDE
- the LOC120039502 gene encoding aryl hydrocarbon receptor nuclear translocator-like isoform X5; amino-acid sequence: MLFNPDMDSSNPDIPDDSLGLGAGGAQASSSAVVPKGSNKRRASPDFDDDDDDGSKLFRCDDDGGGGDKERFARENHSEIERRRRNKMTAYITELSDMVPTCSALARKPDKLTILRMAVSHMKSLRGSGNTAADGTYKPSFLTDQELKHLILEAADGFLFVVSCESGRVVYVSDSLTPVLNQSQSDWLGSSLYDQLHPDDGDKLREQLSTAENNNTGRMLDLKTGTVKKEGQQSSVRMCMGARRSFICRMRCGSCPVEPMSMNRLNFLRSRNRNGLGPPKDGEPQYVVVHCTGYIKSWPPTGVNLTDEEADNIQGSRYCLVAIGRLQVTSCPSDTDINSISVPVEFISRHNCQGLFTFVDHRCMATVGYQPQELLGKNVLELAHPEDQGLLRDSFQQVVKLKGQVLSVMFRFLSKTRDWLWIRTSSFTFQNPFSEEIEYIICTNANVKQLQQQQAELGGGGRDGLYEAGQVTLPQMPVQAVTAAGTDHSKTMDKAEMHPSLYPNPDQAKFLPSTSAPGVPIYPQDNNNYTTANRSNDTYSRSVGMAPQMVQPSHSAGQMLAQMSRQNGAPPSNSSPLQGGAAVGWPGPAAGARPLFNNQQVAPQAGKALSPQFAMGSFVGGSSSSFGAMPTTAAPTPTTGANYPNINPRVSLNTNGYDGLGSGQQFTSRAAEAVWPQWQGQQQAQNSAEQHPHAQNNQPDIFPDVLAMLDQPANFDDFEIPIYPSFDE
- the LOC120039502 gene encoding aryl hydrocarbon receptor nuclear translocator-like isoform X3, whose protein sequence is MLFNPDMDSSNPDIPDDSLGLGAGGAQASSSAVVPKGSNKRRASPDFDDDDDDGSKLFRCDDDGGGGDKERFARENHSEIERRRRNKMTAYITELSDMVPTCSALARKPDKLTILRMAVSHMKSLRGSGNTAADGTYKPSFLTDQELKHLILEAADGFLFVVSCESGRVVYVSDSLTPVLNQSQSDWLGSSLYDQLHPDDGDKLREQLSTAENNNTGRMLDLKTGTVKKEGQQSSVRMCMGARRSFICRMRCGSCPVEPMSMNRLNFLRSRNRNGLGPPKDGEPQYVVVHCTGYIKSWPPTGVNLTDEEADNIQGSRYCLVAIGRLQVTSCPSDTDINSISVPVEFISRHNCQGLFTFVDHRCMATVGYQPQELLGKNVLELAHPEDQGLLRDSFQQVVKLKGQVLSVMFRFLSKTRDWLWIRTSSFTFQNPFSEEIEYIICTNANVKTSTQDTLTPPSSSGVSLPPSLGESSPNFPPVSHSPGQVAARQLQQQQAELGGGGRDGLYEAGQVTLPQMPVQAVTAAGTDHSKTMDKAEMHPSLYPNPDQAKFLPSTSAPGVPIYPQDNNNYTTANRSNDTYSRSVGMAPQMVQPSHSAGQMLAQMSRQNGAPPSNSSPLQGGAAVGWPGPAAGARPLFNNQQVAPQAGKALSPQFAMGSFVGGSSSSFGAMPTTAAPTPTTGANYPNINPRVSLNTNGYDGLGSGQQFTSRAAEAVWPQWQGQQQAQNSAEQHPHAQNNQPDIFPDVLAMLDQPANFDDFEIPIYPSFDE
- the LOC120039502 gene encoding aryl hydrocarbon receptor nuclear translocator-like isoform X6 — translated: MTAYITELSDMVPTCSALARKPDKLTILRMAVSHMKSLRGSGNTAADGTYKPSFLTDQELKHLILEAADGFLFVVSCESGRVVYVSDSLTPVLNQSQSDWLGSSLYDQLHPDDGDKLREQLSTAENNNTGRMLDLKTGTVKKEGQQSSVRMCMGARRSFICRMRCGSCPVEPMSMNRLNFLRSRNRNGLGPPKDGEPQYVVVHCTGYIKSWPPTGVNLTDEEADNIQGSRYCLVAIGRLQVTSCPSDTDINSISVPVEFISRHNCQGLFTFVDHRCMATVGYQPQELLGKNVLELAHPEDQGLLRDSFQQVVKLKGQVLSVMFRFLSKTRDWLWIRTSSFTFQNPFSEEIEYIICTNANVKTSTQDTLTPPSSSGVSLPPSLGESSPNFPPVSHSPGQVAARQLQQQQAELGGGGRDGLYEAGQVTLPQMPVQAVTAAGTDHSKTMDKAEMHPSLYPNPDQAKFLPSTSAPGVPIYPQDNNNYTTANRSNDTYSRSVGMAPQMVQPSHSAGQMLAQMSRQNGAPPSNSSPLQGGAAVGWPGPAAGARPLFNNQQVAPQAGKALSPQFAMGSFVGGSSSSFGAMPTTAAPTPTTGANYPNINPRVSLNTNGYDGLGSGQQFTSRAAEAVWPQWQGQQQAQNSAEQHPHAQNNQPDIFPDVLAMLDQPANFDDFEIPIYPSFDE
- the LOC120039502 gene encoding aryl hydrocarbon receptor nuclear translocator-like isoform X2; amino-acid sequence: MLFNPDMDSSNPDIPDDSLGLGAGGAQASSSAVVPKGSNKRRASPDFDDDDDDGSKLFRSSSLSLTRCDDDGGGGDKERFARENHSEIERRRRNKMTAYITELSDMVPTCSALARKPDKLTILRMAVSHMKSLRGSGNTAADGTYKPSFLTDQELKHLILEAADGFLFVVSCESGRVVYVSDSLTPVLNQSQSDWLGSSLYDQLHPDDGDKLREQLSTAENNNTGRMLDLKTGTVKKEGQQSSVRMCMGARRSFICRMRCGSCPVEPMSMNRLNFLRSRNRNGLGPPKDGEPQYVVVHCTGYIKSWPPTGVNLTDEEADNIQGSRYCLVAIGRLQVTSCPSDTDINSISVPVEFISRHNCQGLFTFVDHRCMATVGYQPQELLGKNVLELAHPEDQGLLRDSFQQVVKLKGQVLSVMFRFLSKTRDWLWIRTSSFTFQNPFSEEIEYIICTNANVKTSTQDTLTPPSSSGVSLPPSLGESSPNFPPVSHSPGQVAARQLQQQQAELGGGGRDGLYEAGQVTLPQMPVQAVTAAGTDHSKTMDKAEMHPSLYPNPDQAKFLPSTSAPGVPIYPQDNNNYTTANRSNDTYSRSVGMAPQMVQPSHSAGQMLAQMSRQNGAPPSNSSPLQGGAAVGWPGPAAGARPLFNNQVAPQAGKALSPQFAMGSFVGGSSSSFGAMPTTAAPTPTTGANYPNINPRVSLNTNGYDGLGSGQQFTSRAAEAVWPQWQGQQQAQNSAEQHPHAQNNQPDIFPDVLAMLDQPANFDDFEIPIYPSFDE